From Cyclobacteriaceae bacterium, a single genomic window includes:
- a CDS encoding SET domain-containing protein-lysine N-methyltransferase yields MTKEELLSELSNTYVMLRPSPIEGIGVFALKDIPKGCREVFSKHNTEDKWIEISKEEVERLPSHVQLLIGNYCLYDKDHYFVPDYGFKKIDLSLFLNHSDEPNVISVNEGEYFQVIRDISHGEELVINYGEIVED; encoded by the coding sequence ATGACAAAAGAGGAATTGTTGAGTGAGCTAAGTAACACATATGTCATGTTGAGGCCCTCGCCGATTGAAGGTATTGGAGTTTTTGCTTTAAAAGATATTCCCAAAGGTTGCAGGGAGGTTTTCAGCAAGCACAATACGGAAGACAAATGGATCGAAATTTCCAAGGAGGAAGTTGAACGTTTACCATCGCATGTTCAGTTGCTGATCGGAAATTATTGCCTCTATGACAAGGATCATTACTTCGTTCCTGATTACGGCTTCAAGAAAATAGACCTTTCCCTGTTTCTAAATCATTCCGATGAACCGAACGTTATTTCTGTAAATGAAGGTGAGTACTTTCAGGTAATTCGTGATATCAGCCATGGAGAAGAGCTGGTAATCAACTACGGTGAAATTGTTGAAGATTAG
- a CDS encoding AI-2E family transporter: protein MTDSSAIKLPVYAKLTFIIIGIIGLFYILYIGQEILLPVIFAVVIAILLNPVVNFLINKKVNRVVAILLALLLVMLVSGGLGYFIGSQLALFSDTFPKFKEKFTVLEHDTIQWVSSTFNISNAKINAWIAETKKSINGTAIIGQTLSTLKGLLVLLILPVYTFLILFYKPLILEFISQLFKNDEKGVVKEVLTESKSLIQNYLVGLAIEAVIVAILNSVGLLIIGVEYAVLLGLIGALLNIIPYIGGVIAISLPMLVALATQSPSAALWVFVVYIVVQFIDNNFIVPHIVASKVKINALISILVVLIGGALWGVPGMFLSIPLTAIIKVIFDRIEPLKPFGLLLGDHQPGVGNAKKKRTTAK from the coding sequence ATGACTGACTCTTCCGCTATAAAGCTGCCTGTTTATGCCAAATTGACCTTTATCATTATTGGCATCATTGGCCTCTTTTACATTCTCTATATCGGTCAGGAGATCTTACTTCCTGTAATCTTTGCCGTTGTAATCGCCATTCTCCTCAATCCTGTTGTCAATTTCCTGATTAATAAAAAAGTCAATCGCGTAGTAGCCATACTGCTTGCCTTGCTTTTGGTAATGCTCGTCTCAGGAGGATTGGGATATTTTATTGGCTCTCAGCTTGCCTTGTTTAGTGATACGTTTCCAAAGTTTAAAGAGAAGTTCACTGTGCTTGAGCATGATACAATTCAATGGGTATCTTCTACTTTTAACATCAGCAATGCAAAGATCAACGCATGGATTGCAGAAACAAAGAAGAGTATTAATGGAACTGCGATCATTGGGCAGACTTTAAGTACATTGAAGGGATTGCTGGTTCTTCTAATCCTTCCTGTTTATACTTTCCTGATACTATTTTATAAACCCCTTATCCTTGAATTTATTTCACAGCTATTTAAAAATGACGAAAAGGGCGTAGTGAAAGAAGTGCTGACAGAATCCAAGTCATTGATTCAAAATTACCTGGTAGGTCTTGCTATTGAAGCTGTGATTGTGGCGATACTGAATTCGGTTGGCCTTTTGATCATTGGAGTTGAGTATGCGGTATTATTGGGATTGATTGGAGCATTATTGAATATCATTCCGTACATCGGTGGTGTGATAGCCATTTCTCTTCCCATGCTGGTGGCACTTGCAACACAATCTCCATCTGCTGCTTTATGGGTGTTCGTGGTTTATATTGTTGTACAGTTTATTGATAACAACTTCATCGTTCCACACATTGTTGCATCAAAGGTCAAGATCAATGCCCTTATTTCAATTCTCGTGGTATTGATTGGTGGTGCATTGTGGGGTGTTCCTGGAATGTTCTTATCAATTCCCCTGACAGCTATTATAAAGGTTATCTTCGATAGAATTGAACCATTGAAACCGTTTGGACTTCTATTGGGCGATCATCAACCAGGTGTTGGTAATGCAAAGAAGAAGAGAACTACAGCAAAGTAA
- the msrB gene encoding peptide-methionine (R)-S-oxide reductase MsrB has protein sequence MKPILIFAGILLALSSSQAQNIKTTKGHENNPYYSNTDIKHLTVSNGEWRKILSPDLYAVAREEATERPFTGTLWNSTTKGTYYCAVCGNVLFKSDAKFASDCGWPSFFEPIGKNRVNYKPDNSLNMERIEVECARCDSHLGHIFDDGPAPTHKRFCMNAISLDFAPDGLTAK, from the coding sequence ATGAAGCCAATACTCATATTTGCTGGAATTTTACTCGCTCTTTCATCATCACAGGCTCAGAATATAAAGACCACAAAGGGTCATGAAAACAACCCTTATTATTCCAATACAGATATAAAGCATCTTACGGTGTCAAATGGAGAATGGAGAAAAATTCTTTCACCTGACTTGTATGCGGTTGCAAGAGAAGAAGCCACTGAACGACCTTTTACCGGCACCCTTTGGAACTCAACTACGAAGGGAACATATTATTGTGCGGTTTGTGGAAACGTTCTTTTTAAATCAGACGCTAAATTTGCAAGTGATTGCGGGTGGCCAAGTTTCTTTGAACCCATTGGAAAGAATCGTGTTAATTACAAACCGGATAATTCTTTGAACATGGAAAGAATTGAAGTTGAATGCGCGCGTTGCGATTCACACCTGGGTCACATATTTGACGACGGTCCTGCACCCACACATAAAAGATTCTGCATGAATGCAATCTCACTCGATTTTGCTCCTGACGGACTTACAGCCAAGTAG
- a CDS encoding sigma-70 family RNA polymerase sigma factor, whose amino-acid sequence MIFKQLYESCFPTSARWVAKMNGSFEDASDIFQDALIIYYEKNQIKNFEINTSVNAYILGIVKHLWIRKFKDDARNVSLSEIESRISIPSDFFPAPNTEKLLQFLESTGRQCLELLSAFYYEGLNMKQLSQRMNFKGERSATVQKYKCIEKLRNTIKQKAIGYEDFVE is encoded by the coding sequence ATGATTTTCAAGCAGCTTTATGAGTCATGCTTTCCAACATCTGCACGATGGGTTGCAAAGATGAATGGGAGCTTTGAAGATGCAAGTGACATTTTTCAGGATGCTTTGATCATTTATTACGAAAAGAATCAGATAAAGAATTTTGAGATCAACACTTCCGTGAATGCTTACATTCTTGGAATCGTCAAACACTTATGGATCAGAAAATTCAAAGATGATGCCCGCAACGTATCGCTTAGTGAAATAGAATCGCGGATAAGTATTCCTTCAGATTTCTTCCCTGCTCCTAATACAGAAAAGTTATTGCAGTTCCTGGAAAGCACAGGGCGACAATGTCTTGAGTTATTGAGCGCATTCTATTACGAAGGATTGAACATGAAACAACTTTCCCAGAGAATGAATTTCAAGGGTGAGCGATCAGCAACTGTTCAGAAATATAAATGCATTGAGAAATTAAGGAATACGATCAAACAAAAAGCAATTGGCTATGAGGACTTCGTTGAATGA
- a CDS encoding ATP-dependent Clp protease proteolytic subunit, with protein sequence MIKSSLIPMVLDGRGERAYDIFSLLLQERIIILGTGIDDSVANVIVAQLLYLNSLDQKKPINLYINSPGGVVYAGLAIYDTMQMISAPVSTLAIGVSASMGTALLTAGAKGKRYALPHSTIHMHPTGGGAQGYTEDVRIASHEQERLQAQLFHLMGKHSGHTRKEIEEHFLRDRYMSAPEAQQFGLIDEVIGDISDVISLKKGEFEVKIFGE encoded by the coding sequence ATGATAAAATCATCCCTGATTCCCATGGTTCTTGATGGAAGAGGTGAACGAGCCTATGACATCTTCAGTCTTCTATTACAAGAACGAATTATTATACTCGGTACAGGGATCGATGATTCAGTCGCGAATGTGATTGTTGCTCAACTCTTGTATCTCAACAGCCTGGATCAGAAAAAGCCCATTAATTTATATATCAATAGTCCTGGAGGTGTTGTTTATGCCGGACTTGCCATATACGATACAATGCAAATGATCTCTGCTCCTGTTTCAACACTTGCCATTGGTGTTTCTGCCAGTATGGGAACTGCTTTATTGACTGCTGGAGCGAAAGGTAAGCGATACGCGTTGCCACACTCCACCATTCATATGCATCCCACAGGTGGTGGAGCGCAGGGTTATACAGAAGATGTTAGAATAGCATCTCATGAACAAGAAAGATTACAAGCTCAGCTTTTTCATTTGATGGGTAAGCACTCCGGCCATACGCGAAAGGAAATTGAAGAGCATTTCTTAAGAGATCGGTACATGAGTGCCCCTGAGGCACAACAGTTTGGATTGATCGATGAGGTCATTGGAGACATCAGTGATGTGATATCGCTGAAGAAAGGTGAGTTTGAGGTGAAGATTTTCGGTGAGTAA
- a CDS encoding nucleoid-structuring protein H-NS gives MKSTRNSLGLIILAFFLIFASGCKSKKKAMEAAAEKARIEQEAKLRQQEEDKRMKEAEEKAKMELAAQQEAERKAAEAAAAATSTPKSKLNQYFDSISGASSVASANSSINEALAMFSSPDTPVLIIISESNGQKDYDKPTTIKGYLNYLKDQRKNINRIESLQFDSAGKIKEVELRK, from the coding sequence ATGAAATCAACAAGAAATTCGTTAGGACTCATCATACTGGCTTTCTTCCTCATTTTCGCTTCAGGATGTAAGAGCAAAAAGAAGGCAATGGAAGCCGCAGCCGAAAAAGCAAGAATTGAACAGGAAGCCAAGCTTCGACAGCAGGAAGAAGATAAGCGGATGAAGGAAGCGGAAGAGAAAGCAAAGATGGAACTCGCTGCTCAACAGGAAGCAGAAAGAAAGGCCGCTGAAGCTGCCGCTGCTGCCACCAGCACTCCAAAGTCAAAACTCAATCAGTATTTTGATTCGATATCCGGTGCATCGAGTGTGGCATCTGCCAACAGCAGTATAAACGAAGCACTTGCAATGTTCTCATCTCCTGACACACCTGTCTTGATCATTATCAGCGAATCAAATGGTCAGAAGGATTATGATAAACCAACGACCATTAAGGGTTATCTGAACTATCTGAAGGATCAGCGCAAGAATATCAATCGCATTGAAAGTCTGCAGTTTGATAGCGCTGGTAAGATAAAAGAAGTTGAGCTTCGTAAGTAA
- a CDS encoding ABC transporter ATP-binding protein — protein MKTSPPKLASRIKRVWKNLKLGMSLAWAASPNELIRFSILGIVSAAMTPITVYLGASLVNHIAQAKIHAVSFNVMLPIVLGLWAAICIQRAISGYMGYGQSLFVRRVELEAERRLLAQASKMDLGHFDQSNWHDRLERAKRDVSWRPGDLTWSVLGISANLITIILMASLLASLHYMLVLLALAAAILSLVLESRMTSRLYEFFYKRTSEERERGYLGDLLVQPRTTKDIRAYVLADYLIERHHKVTESLFRQRARMYKSGTRVTLLTGFITGTTLALAYLFVALKGAAGLIDPGGVVLVIGAFTSVSGTLGQISGTFVSVDQHTIFLEDYFSFLAIEPLVPKPVTPKLIPPHLHEGVEFKNVSFAYPSGQGSAVKDFNLKINNGELIALVGENGVGKSTIIKLLLRFYDTDKGSIKVGGIDIKDVDPDALRGRIGVLFQDFANYEFTVRENVAMGRPTSGPIDDANIMKALEDSRSEWLVKKMAKGLDSNVGRLFEGGHDLSGGEWQRLALARIMYRDADIWILDEPTAAMDPEAEATIFAELKENLKGRIGIVISHRFSTVRMADRIAVISDGRVAELGTHDELINAEGRYSELFELQAAGYR, from the coding sequence ATGAAGACGAGTCCTCCGAAGCTTGCAAGTCGAATTAAAAGAGTCTGGAAAAATCTAAAGTTGGGGATGTCTCTTGCATGGGCAGCGTCACCCAATGAACTTATACGCTTTTCGATACTCGGGATCGTGAGCGCAGCGATGACACCGATAACCGTATACCTGGGTGCGAGTCTTGTAAATCATATTGCTCAGGCGAAGATTCATGCTGTCTCATTCAACGTCATGTTGCCGATTGTTCTTGGCTTATGGGCAGCAATCTGCATTCAGCGTGCTATCAGCGGATATATGGGTTATGGACAAAGTTTGTTTGTGCGTAGGGTAGAGTTGGAAGCCGAACGCAGACTTTTAGCACAAGCATCCAAAATGGATCTTGGTCACTTTGATCAATCGAACTGGCATGATCGTCTTGAACGTGCAAAAAGAGATGTGTCGTGGCGACCAGGAGATCTTACATGGTCTGTGCTGGGTATTTCCGCAAATCTAATTACGATCATTCTAATGGCTTCCTTGCTGGCGAGTTTGCATTACATGCTCGTACTTCTTGCTCTTGCTGCAGCGATCCTTTCTCTGGTTCTGGAAAGTCGCATGACTTCAAGATTATATGAGTTCTTTTATAAACGAACTTCAGAAGAGCGTGAACGAGGGTATCTGGGAGATCTTCTTGTGCAACCAAGAACTACAAAAGATATCAGGGCATACGTTCTCGCTGATTACCTGATCGAGAGACATCATAAAGTCACTGAAAGTCTATTCAGACAACGGGCAAGGATGTATAAGTCAGGCACACGTGTAACATTGCTTACCGGATTCATTACCGGGACCACACTTGCTCTTGCCTACTTATTTGTCGCATTGAAAGGCGCGGCAGGTTTAATCGATCCTGGAGGAGTTGTACTGGTGATAGGAGCATTCACATCAGTCTCAGGAACACTTGGACAGATTTCAGGAACATTTGTATCGGTAGATCAACATACCATTTTCCTGGAAGATTATTTCTCTTTCCTTGCCATCGAACCGTTGGTTCCCAAACCTGTAACACCGAAACTTATTCCGCCGCATCTTCATGAAGGAGTTGAATTCAAAAATGTTTCATTTGCATACCCAAGCGGGCAAGGTTCTGCGGTAAAAGATTTTAATCTCAAGATCAACAACGGAGAATTGATTGCTCTGGTAGGAGAGAACGGTGTTGGAAAAAGTACCATCATCAAACTTCTTCTCAGGTTTTATGATACTGATAAAGGTTCAATAAAAGTAGGCGGAATAGATATAAAAGATGTCGACCCTGATGCTCTTCGTGGTCGTATCGGTGTGTTGTTTCAGGATTTCGCTAACTATGAATTTACAGTTCGTGAGAACGTTGCCATGGGACGACCTACCAGTGGTCCCATCGATGATGCCAACATTATGAAGGCACTGGAGGATTCAAGAAGCGAATGGCTTGTAAAGAAAATGGCTAAGGGGCTTGACTCCAATGTTGGAAGGCTCTTCGAGGGTGGACATGATCTATCCGGTGGTGAATGGCAACGACTGGCACTTGCCCGCATCATGTATCGTGATGCGGATATTTGGATTCTGGATGAACCTACAGCGGCGATGGATCCAGAAGCAGAGGCTACAATATTCGCTGAGTTAAAGGAAAATCTGAAAGGCCGGATTGGAATTGTAATCTCACATAGATTCTCCACGGTGAGGATGGCGGATCGAATTGCGGTTATCTCTGACGGACGCGTTGCCGAATTAGGAACCCATGATGAACTGATTAATGCCGAAGGAAGATATTCGGAGCTGTTTGAACTGCAGGCAGCAGGTTATCGTTAA
- a CDS encoding M20/M25/M40 family metallo-hydrolase has translation MKKILSIALLLIIHVMAFAQPPVPARFPKDPIVESIVKEANENSQLEKLGQELFDGIGPRLVGTPQMKQANDWAVAKYTSWGITARNEKWGEWRGWERGVTHIDMISPRVKSLEGTQLAWSPSTGGKAVIADVIIVPDVADSVAFAKWLPTVKGKFVMVSMSQPTGRPDYNWEEFGTKESVEKMKKDRTAQTEAWTNRIKKTGYSARNLPSALEKAGAAGIVSSLWSRGFGVNKIFSTNTKKIPTVDISVEDYGLLYRLAESGTIPKLSIRADSKELGMVPTFNTIAEIKGSEKPDEYVMLSAHFDSWDGGTGATDNGTGTLTMMEALRILKKAYPNPKRTILVGHWGSEEQGLNGSRAFVEDHADMLPKIQVLFNQDNGTGRVTSISGQGFLNSYEFINRWLTKVPETTRGYITESRFPGSPGGGGSDFASFVAVGVPGFSLSSLSWSYGNYTWHTNRDTYDKVVFDDVRNNAILAAVLVYQACEDPNMTSRDKSVLPLDPRTGKPGNWPEQRKAVRKGPVD, from the coding sequence ATGAAAAAAATTCTATCGATCGCCTTACTGCTTATCATACATGTGATGGCTTTTGCACAACCTCCGGTACCGGCAAGGTTTCCCAAAGACCCCATTGTGGAAAGTATTGTAAAAGAGGCCAATGAAAATTCTCAATTAGAAAAGCTAGGTCAGGAGCTATTTGACGGTATCGGACCACGTTTGGTTGGTACTCCTCAAATGAAGCAAGCCAACGACTGGGCAGTAGCCAAGTATACAAGCTGGGGCATCACAGCAAGAAATGAAAAATGGGGAGAGTGGAGAGGATGGGAGCGTGGAGTTACTCATATTGATATGATTTCTCCCCGTGTTAAATCATTGGAAGGTACACAGTTAGCCTGGTCACCTTCCACTGGTGGCAAAGCTGTAATTGCGGATGTTATCATCGTCCCTGACGTTGCTGATTCTGTTGCTTTCGCGAAATGGCTTCCAACAGTAAAAGGCAAGTTTGTAATGGTTTCCATGAGCCAGCCTACCGGTCGTCCTGACTATAACTGGGAAGAGTTTGGAACGAAGGAGTCAGTTGAGAAAATGAAGAAAGACCGCACGGCACAAACAGAAGCATGGACCAATCGAATTAAGAAAACTGGTTATAGCGCCAGGAACTTACCATCAGCTTTGGAAAAAGCAGGAGCGGCGGGAATTGTTTCCTCACTTTGGTCAAGAGGCTTTGGAGTTAACAAGATATTCAGCACCAATACCAAGAAAATTCCAACAGTAGATATCTCTGTAGAAGATTATGGATTGTTGTATCGCCTTGCGGAATCAGGAACGATACCGAAGCTTAGCATTCGGGCAGATTCAAAAGAGCTTGGAATGGTACCAACTTTTAATACCATTGCTGAGATCAAAGGATCTGAGAAACCTGACGAGTATGTTATGTTATCGGCACACTTTGATTCATGGGATGGCGGAACCGGTGCGACTGATAATGGCACTGGCACTTTGACCATGATGGAAGCGTTGCGCATTCTTAAAAAGGCATATCCAAATCCAAAGAGAACGATTTTGGTAGGACATTGGGGCAGCGAGGAGCAAGGGTTAAATGGTTCAAGAGCATTTGTGGAAGATCACGCCGATATGTTGCCAAAGATCCAGGTATTGTTCAATCAGGATAATGGAACGGGAAGGGTGACAAGCATTTCAGGACAAGGCTTCCTGAATTCTTATGAGTTCATCAATCGATGGTTGACGAAAGTTCCGGAGACAACACGTGGTTATATTACAGAAAGCAGATTTCCAGGATCACCTGGTGGCGGCGGTTCGGACTTTGCTTCATTTGTTGCAGTAGGCGTTCCAGGATTTTCGTTAAGCTCATTAAGCTGGTCATATGGAAATTATACATGGCATACCAACCGTGATACATATGATAAAGTAGTTTTTGATGATGTAAGGAATAATGCAATACTTGCTGCTGTACTGGTGTATCAGGCATGTGAAGATCCGAACATGACCTCCAGAGATAAGAGTGTTCTTCCTTTGGATCCAAGAACGGGTAAGCCCGGTAACTGGCCTGAGCAAAGAAAGGCAGTACGCAAAGGTCCAGTTGACTAG
- a CDS encoding acetyl-CoA C-acetyltransferase: MLPNKQPRRVAVVGYNRIPFARQNTAYVKASNQDMMVAALKGLIEKYHLEGQLLGEVVGGAVIKHSSEFNLMRESVMSTSLDPATPACDLQQACDTGIESAVYVTNKIALGQIEVGIAGGADSTSNVPLVLGERLRQILLAARRAKTTGARIKEILKIRLKDLYPIAPANVEPRTGLAMGGHTEITAKYYKISREDQDLFALQSHQKATKAYDEGFFKDMISPFAGLERDNNVRGDSSLEKLAKLKPAFDKKNGTLTAGNSTPLTDGASCVLLASEDWAKEHKLPVLAYITFAELAAIEYVKDQHNLLMSPVYAATRMLKKANITLQDFDFYEIHEAFAAQVLATLKIWESSELMKTFGFDQPLGSIDRNKLNIKGSSLAAAHPFAATGGRIIATMAKLLNEKGSGRGFISICAAGGQGVTMIMER, from the coding sequence ATGCTTCCAAACAAACAGCCCCGGAGAGTAGCCGTTGTCGGTTATAATCGAATACCCTTTGCCCGTCAGAATACAGCATATGTAAAAGCCAGTAACCAGGATATGATGGTGGCTGCTCTCAAAGGATTGATTGAGAAATACCATCTGGAAGGTCAACTGTTGGGAGAAGTAGTAGGTGGCGCAGTGATCAAGCATAGCTCGGAATTCAACCTGATGAGAGAGAGTGTCATGAGCACATCGCTGGATCCGGCGACTCCTGCATGCGATCTTCAGCAGGCATGTGACACGGGCATTGAATCAGCGGTGTATGTCACCAATAAAATTGCGCTGGGACAAATTGAAGTAGGAATTGCAGGCGGAGCAGATTCTACCAGCAACGTTCCATTAGTATTAGGTGAACGATTAAGACAAATATTGCTTGCAGCACGCAGAGCTAAGACCACTGGTGCAAGAATCAAGGAAATTCTCAAGATCAGATTGAAAGACCTGTATCCAATCGCTCCCGCTAATGTAGAGCCGCGTACCGGCCTTGCCATGGGTGGCCATACTGAGATCACAGCAAAGTATTATAAGATATCCAGGGAAGATCAGGACCTGTTTGCCCTACAAAGTCATCAAAAAGCAACGAAGGCTTATGATGAAGGTTTCTTCAAGGACATGATCTCACCATTTGCAGGACTTGAAAGAGACAACAACGTCCGTGGTGATTCCAGTCTTGAGAAACTTGCCAAACTTAAGCCGGCATTCGACAAGAAGAACGGAACACTCACAGCTGGAAATTCTACACCACTAACAGATGGAGCATCATGCGTGCTTCTGGCAAGTGAAGATTGGGCAAAGGAGCATAAGCTACCAGTGCTCGCATACATCACATTTGCTGAGCTGGCCGCCATTGAATACGTGAAAGATCAGCACAATCTTTTAATGTCACCTGTGTATGCTGCAACGCGCATGTTAAAGAAAGCGAACATTACCCTTCAGGACTTTGACTTCTATGAAATTCATGAAGCCTTTGCAGCTCAAGTACTGGCTACTCTGAAGATCTGGGAAAGTTCTGAACTCATGAAAACATTCGGTTTCGATCAGCCACTTGGAAGCATTGATCGCAATAAGCTGAATATTAAGGGAAGCAGTCTCGCTGCAGCTCATCCTTTTGCTGCCACAGGTGGACGAATTATTGCAACTATGGCCAAGTTATTAAATGAGAAGGGAAGTGGAAGAGGATTTATTTCAATTTGTGCCGCAGGTGGTCAGGGGGTAACGATGATAATGGAACGATAG
- a CDS encoding SMP-30/gluconolactonase/LRE family protein gives MVSTIDLKPEVVLDYKCLLGEGPVWDSQRNVICWIDILNGNIHQYSPESKKHETFPMGQMIGSFSICTNGNFLAALKNGFAFVDRQSGSIENIIDPESDKPGNRFNDGKCDPQGRFWAGTLALSEEKGAGSLYTLDRDLTVTKKLSDVTISNGLAWTGDQQTLYYIDTPTSSIFSFSFEKDTGKISDRKVIIKIPTSDGYPDGMSIDAEGMLWIAHWDGWQLSRWNPSTGEKLLKINMPVARVTSCTFGGDNFEDLYITTARKELTEEQLAKQPLAGSLFVIKKSGFKGVRAIPFDVVSS, from the coding sequence ATGGTAAGCACCATAGACCTGAAACCTGAAGTTGTCCTGGATTACAAATGCCTTTTAGGCGAAGGGCCTGTGTGGGATTCTCAAAGGAATGTCATTTGCTGGATCGATATTCTCAATGGGAATATTCATCAGTATTCACCTGAATCAAAGAAGCATGAGACCTTTCCAATGGGACAGATGATTGGATCTTTTTCCATTTGCACGAATGGTAATTTCCTGGCAGCGCTAAAAAATGGTTTTGCATTTGTTGACCGTCAATCGGGAAGCATCGAAAATATCATTGATCCGGAATCCGATAAACCTGGCAACCGGTTTAATGATGGCAAATGTGATCCTCAGGGAAGATTCTGGGCCGGAACATTGGCCTTATCGGAAGAAAAAGGTGCCGGTAGTCTTTACACTCTTGACCGTGATCTTACCGTCACCAAAAAACTGAGTGATGTTACGATCTCCAATGGACTCGCATGGACGGGCGATCAGCAAACATTGTACTATATCGATACACCGACCTCTTCCATATTTTCATTCAGCTTTGAAAAGGACACAGGAAAAATCAGTGATCGAAAAGTTATTATTAAAATACCAACATCAGATGGTTATCCCGATGGAATGTCAATTGATGCAGAGGGAATGTTGTGGATTGCTCATTGGGACGGTTGGCAACTGAGCCGATGGAATCCCAGTACGGGAGAGAAATTACTAAAGATCAATATGCCTGTTGCCAGAGTAACATCCTGCACGTTTGGTGGGGATAATTTTGAAGATCTCTACATCACGACAGCAAGGAAAGAACTGACTGAAGAACAACTTGCAAAACAACCATTGGCCGGATCGCTGTTTGTCATTAAGAAGTCAGGATTTAAAGGAGTCAGGGCAATTCCATTTGACGTGGTGTCATCTTGA
- a CDS encoding esterase-like activity of phytase family protein, translating into MHGNKLLLLFSLLLLPVATCNFTSGRTTISSLKFLGEYEVPYNQNFKGTTVGGLSGIDYDSENQIYYLISDDRSAIHHARFYTAKIFVSRKGVDSVRFVNVQKMLQQNGSTYPNSKQDPKNTPDPESIRYKADSKQLVWTSEGERIISENGSILSDPAITVMDIDGKHSETFPIPANLTMQEIEKGPRRNGVLEALTFTPNYKNMFVCSEVPLHEDGPEADVKDIQALVRIFKFDVATKKNISQYAYKLDPIAYPATPETAFKINGIPDILSLDNNHLLIMERSFSTGRLPCTIKVFLTDLTQADNVASVHSLSDNPPAHLATKKLILNMDDLGIYTDNVEGFTFGPDLPNGHKTLLFVSDNNFLPIEKTQLLLFEVIP; encoded by the coding sequence ATGCACGGCAATAAACTGTTATTACTTTTTTCGCTTCTGCTTCTTCCGGTCGCCACTTGTAATTTTACTTCCGGACGTACAACCATCAGCTCATTGAAGTTTTTGGGTGAATATGAAGTTCCGTATAATCAGAATTTCAAAGGAACTACCGTTGGCGGGCTATCAGGTATCGACTATGATAGTGAAAATCAGATTTACTATCTGATCAGTGATGATCGTTCTGCTATCCATCACGCTCGATTCTATACGGCTAAGATATTTGTATCCCGTAAAGGAGTTGATAGCGTCCGTTTTGTAAACGTTCAAAAGATGCTTCAGCAAAATGGAAGCACATATCCTAATTCCAAACAGGATCCGAAAAATACTCCTGATCCTGAGTCTATCCGATATAAGGCAGATTCAAAACAATTGGTGTGGACCAGTGAAGGCGAAAGAATTATAAGTGAAAATGGTTCAATACTCAGTGACCCTGCCATTACCGTCATGGACATTGATGGAAAGCATAGCGAAACATTTCCCATACCTGCCAATCTTACAATGCAGGAGATTGAAAAGGGACCCAGAAGAAATGGTGTGCTGGAAGCATTGACCTTTACTCCGAATTACAAAAACATGTTTGTCTGCAGTGAAGTTCCTCTTCATGAGGATGGTCCGGAAGCAGATGTAAAAGATATTCAGGCGCTGGTAAGAATATTTAAGTTTGATGTCGCAACAAAGAAGAACATCTCTCAATACGCCTACAAGCTGGATCCAATTGCATATCCGGCTACTCCAGAGACCGCATTCAAGATCAATGGCATTCCTGACATTCTTTCGCTTGACAATAATCACTTATTGATCATGGAGCGCTCTTTTTCAACTGGCAGGTTGCCCTGTACCATTAAAGTTTTCCTGACAGATCTAACTCAGGCTGATAATGTCGCTTCGGTTCATTCTTTATCTGATAATCCGCCGGCACATCTGGCTACAAAGAAACTGATTCTAAATATGGATGATCTGGGAATCTATACAGACAACGTAGAGGGATTTACGTTTGGACCGGATCTTCCCAATGGCCATAAGACACTTCTCTTTGTAAGTGACAACAATTTTCTTCCTATCGAGAAGACTCAGCTATTGCTGTTCGAAGTAATTCCTTAG